A genomic stretch from Croceibacterium aestuarii includes:
- a CDS encoding DUF817 domain-containing protein, whose product MTQPRPSSSHTRFARVRERLEAYAPPPGWPAWIYEFALFGFKQGWACLFGASMLALLLATHLFYPDHAALARYDFLTLAALAIQLAMLGFRLETWDEARVIFAFHVVGTVMELFKTSAGSWIYPEDSLLRIGDVPLFSGFMYASVGSYIARVWRIFDMQFEPWPRRPWPQLLAAAIYVNFFAHHWLPDVRLALFAAMGLLFWRTRVYFTVWRRRRWMPLLLGWFLVALFIWFAENLGTFARAWSYPDQAGGWHPVAPMKLGAWYLLMYISFVLVAAVHRPVGERPISRNCRPARRRPSGARR is encoded by the coding sequence ATGACTCAGCCAAGACCCTCATCGTCACACACCCGTTTCGCCCGCGTACGCGAGCGGCTCGAGGCATACGCGCCTCCGCCGGGCTGGCCCGCCTGGATCTATGAATTCGCGCTGTTCGGGTTCAAGCAGGGCTGGGCCTGCCTGTTCGGCGCGTCGATGCTGGCACTGCTGCTGGCGACGCACCTGTTCTACCCCGACCATGCCGCCCTCGCCCGCTACGATTTCCTGACCCTCGCGGCGCTCGCCATCCAGCTCGCCATGCTCGGTTTCCGGCTCGAGACCTGGGACGAGGCCAGGGTGATCTTCGCCTTCCACGTCGTCGGTACGGTGATGGAGCTGTTCAAGACCAGCGCCGGATCGTGGATCTATCCCGAGGACAGCCTGCTCAGGATCGGCGACGTACCGCTGTTTTCCGGCTTCATGTACGCCTCGGTCGGCAGCTACATCGCCCGCGTCTGGCGCATCTTCGATATGCAGTTCGAGCCTTGGCCACGGAGACCCTGGCCGCAGCTGCTGGCGGCGGCGATCTACGTCAATTTCTTTGCCCACCACTGGCTGCCCGACGTTCGGCTGGCCCTGTTCGCCGCGATGGGCCTGCTATTCTGGCGCACGCGGGTCTATTTCACGGTCTGGCGCAGGCGCCGCTGGATGCCGCTGCTGCTGGGCTGGTTCCTCGTCGCGCTGTTCATCTGGTTTGCCGAGAACCTTGGCACTTTTGCCCGCGCCTGGAGCTATCCCGACCAGGCTGGGGGATGGCATCCGGTCGCGCCGATGAAGCTCGGCGCCTGGTACCTGCTGATGTACATCAGCTTCGTGCTCGTCGCGGCGGTGCATCGCCCGGTGGGCGAGAGGCCGATCAGTCGAAACTGTAGGCCAGCTCGACGTCGCCCCAGCGGCGCCCGTCGATGA
- a CDS encoding methyl-accepting chemotaxis protein, with amino-acid sequence MEHVAIPGGSSNTSIDGISHHCGEVTVGCSDVAGVVEKVLESFSALRVRHDALKGTVKALDSDQEKVTDACDEARLLSQRAIDRLGEGRKHIHTSLSQITDLLDTVQTLTRHVTGFAAAMEQVKRSSREIEQIADKTNILALNAAIEARRAGEAGRTFTVVANEVKSLAGDAQRASYEITRTIDTLAGEGDQVVNRIKSGAEASAQAKASVNSIERTIETVSDLIVEVDRQNDQISRNTGTISSHVHQVREVVADYDQAAEDNEDRLRHAQQRIEALELTASGMFDALVKAGLSPEDSAMVERAQGYAREVAERTEQAIAAGELSAEALFDRDYREIAGSNPQRFRTRLNDWADRVWQPMLDRFSQADPRITASACTDMNGFLPTHLSKHSRPPTGDVAHDTQFCRNGRKILDAIDQKAKASADPYMMAVYRHEGDGRTYRVVRNVYVPLVIDGRRWGDVELAYSFD; translated from the coding sequence ATGGAACACGTCGCAATTCCAGGTGGCAGCAGCAATACGAGTATCGATGGCATTTCGCATCACTGCGGGGAAGTCACGGTGGGCTGCTCGGACGTGGCCGGCGTGGTCGAAAAGGTGCTCGAATCGTTCTCCGCGCTTCGCGTCCGGCACGACGCGCTCAAAGGCACGGTCAAGGCGCTCGATTCCGATCAGGAAAAGGTCACCGACGCCTGCGACGAGGCGCGCCTGCTTTCGCAGCGGGCCATCGATCGCCTCGGCGAAGGCCGCAAGCATATCCACACTTCGCTCTCGCAGATCACCGACCTGCTCGACACCGTGCAGACGCTGACCCGCCACGTCACCGGTTTCGCCGCGGCGATGGAGCAGGTCAAACGCTCGTCGCGCGAGATCGAGCAGATTGCCGACAAGACCAACATCCTCGCACTCAACGCCGCGATCGAGGCGCGCCGTGCGGGCGAGGCCGGACGCACCTTCACGGTCGTCGCCAACGAGGTGAAGAGCCTGGCCGGAGACGCACAGCGCGCCAGCTACGAAATCACCCGCACGATCGACACGCTGGCCGGGGAGGGCGATCAGGTCGTCAACCGGATCAAGAGCGGCGCCGAAGCGAGCGCGCAGGCCAAGGCCTCGGTCAACAGCATCGAACGCACCATCGAGACCGTCAGCGACCTGATCGTCGAGGTCGACAGGCAAAACGATCAGATTTCCCGCAATACCGGCACGATCAGTTCGCATGTCCACCAGGTGCGGGAGGTCGTTGCCGATTACGACCAGGCGGCCGAAGACAACGAGGACCGGCTGCGCCACGCCCAGCAGCGGATCGAGGCGCTCGAATTGACTGCCAGCGGCATGTTCGATGCGCTGGTCAAGGCCGGCCTCTCCCCCGAGGACAGTGCGATGGTCGAACGCGCGCAGGGCTATGCCCGCGAAGTGGCCGAGCGCACCGAGCAGGCGATCGCCGCGGGAGAGCTGAGCGCCGAGGCCTTGTTCGACCGCGATTATCGCGAGATCGCCGGGAGCAATCCGCAGCGGTTCCGTACGCGTTTGAACGACTGGGCCGACCGCGTCTGGCAGCCGATGCTCGACCGCTTCAGTCAAGCCGACCCGCGGATTACCGCAAGCGCCTGCACCGACATGAACGGCTTCTTGCCGACCCACCTTTCGAAGCATTCGCGCCCGCCGACCGGCGATGTGGCTCATGACACCCAGTTCTGCCGCAACGGCCGCAAGATTCTCGACGCCATCGACCAGAAGGCCAAGGCGAGCGCGGATCCCTACATGATGGCGGTCTATCGCCACGAGGGCGACGGACGGACCTACCGCGTGGTGCGCAACGTCTACGTCCCGCTGGTCATCGACGGGCGCCGCTGGGGCGACGTCGAGCTGGCCTACAGTTTCGACTGA
- a CDS encoding glutathione S-transferase family protein: MRYTSYRNLGETLMLTFYSFGPGANSLKPMMALYEKELEFEHKLLDPRKFEHHSDWYKKINPRGQVPALDDDGRIVTESTVICEYLEDAHPTEVKLRPSDPYDVAQMRIWTKWVDEYFCWCVSTIGWQRHVGKMVQHLSDDEFEEMVKKIPVPEQQVKWRRARQGFPQDMIDEEMRKIGVSVRKLDDHLADHEWLAGEVYSLADICNFSTANGMQFGFPEFVSKEKTPHLLRWIEQINARPAVKKIFAEVPREF, encoded by the coding sequence ATGCGCTACACAAGCTATCGCAACCTTGGAGAGACTCTCATGCTTACGTTCTACAGCTTCGGACCCGGCGCCAATTCCTTGAAGCCGATGATGGCGCTCTATGAGAAGGAACTGGAATTCGAGCACAAGCTGCTCGACCCGCGCAAGTTCGAACACCATTCGGACTGGTACAAGAAGATCAACCCACGCGGCCAGGTCCCCGCGCTCGACGATGATGGCCGGATTGTCACCGAGAGCACGGTGATTTGCGAATATCTTGAGGACGCGCACCCCACCGAGGTCAAGCTGCGGCCGAGCGATCCCTACGACGTCGCGCAAATGCGCATATGGACGAAGTGGGTCGACGAATATTTCTGCTGGTGCGTTTCGACGATCGGCTGGCAGCGCCATGTCGGCAAGATGGTCCAGCACCTCTCGGATGACGAGTTCGAGGAGATGGTCAAGAAGATCCCGGTGCCCGAACAGCAGGTCAAATGGCGCCGCGCACGCCAGGGCTTTCCGCAGGACATGATCGACGAGGAAATGCGCAAAATCGGCGTCTCGGTGCGCAAGCTCGACGACCACCTCGCCGACCATGAATGGCTCGCCGGCGAGGTCTATTCGCTGGCGGATATCTGCAATTTCTCGACCGCCAACGGCATGCAGTTCGGTTTTCCCGAGTTCGTCAGCAAGGAGAAGACGCCTCACCTGCTGCGGTGGATCGAGCAGATCAACGCCCGTCCGGCCGTGAAGAAGATCTTCGCCGAGGTCCCGCGCGAATTCTGA
- a CDS encoding exo-beta-N-acetylmuramidase NamZ family protein: MKFGIDRLVSEPDLLKQLSGRRASLVAHPASVTADLVHSLDALMAAGVDVTSAFGPQHGLKGDKQDNMVETADEQDPVYGIPVFSLYGEVRRPTEQMMASADVFLFDLQDLGCRIYTFVTTLLYLLEEAAKHGKAVWVLDRPNPAGRPVEGTLLQPGQESFVGAAPMPMRHGLTMGEMGHWFVRHFGLEVDYRVVEMHYWLPEAAPGYGWPDDRIWINPSPNAANVNMARAYAGTVMLEGTTLSEGRGTTRPLEVLFGAPDIDAAQVRTEMERIAPQWLEGCALRDCWFTPTFHKHAGELCNALMIHAEGKFYDHGAFKPWRLQALAFKAIRNLYPEYGIWRDFPYEYEFDRLAIDVINGGPALREWVDDPAAGPGDLDAIASPGEAQWRGDVADLLLY, from the coding sequence ATGAAATTCGGTATCGACCGGCTCGTTTCCGAGCCGGATCTCCTGAAGCAATTGTCCGGACGGCGCGCGAGCCTCGTCGCCCACCCGGCGTCGGTTACTGCCGATCTCGTCCATTCGCTCGACGCGCTGATGGCTGCCGGCGTGGACGTGACCAGCGCCTTCGGCCCGCAACACGGACTCAAGGGGGACAAGCAGGACAACATGGTGGAAACGGCCGACGAACAGGATCCCGTGTACGGCATCCCGGTTTTCAGTCTCTACGGCGAAGTGCGCCGTCCGACCGAGCAGATGATGGCCAGCGCTGACGTTTTCCTGTTCGACCTGCAGGACCTCGGTTGCCGCATCTATACCTTCGTTACGACGCTCCTCTACTTGCTCGAGGAAGCGGCCAAGCACGGTAAGGCCGTGTGGGTGCTCGACCGCCCGAACCCGGCGGGGCGCCCGGTGGAAGGGACGCTGCTGCAGCCCGGACAGGAAAGTTTCGTCGGCGCTGCACCCATGCCGATGCGCCACGGGCTGACCATGGGCGAGATGGGCCATTGGTTCGTTCGTCACTTCGGCCTCGAGGTCGATTACCGGGTCGTCGAGATGCATTACTGGCTGCCCGAGGCCGCGCCAGGGTACGGGTGGCCCGACGATCGGATCTGGATCAATCCGAGCCCCAATGCCGCCAACGTCAACATGGCTCGGGCCTATGCTGGCACAGTGATGCTCGAAGGGACCACGCTGAGCGAGGGGCGGGGCACCACCCGCCCGCTCGAGGTCCTCTTCGGAGCCCCCGACATCGATGCCGCGCAGGTCAGGACAGAAATGGAGCGCATCGCTCCGCAATGGCTCGAGGGCTGCGCGCTGCGCGATTGCTGGTTCACGCCGACGTTCCACAAACACGCCGGCGAACTGTGCAACGCGCTGATGATCCACGCCGAAGGCAAGTTCTACGATCACGGCGCGTTCAAGCCGTGGCGGCTCCAGGCGCTTGCCTTCAAGGCGATCCGCAATCTCTACCCGGAATACGGGATCTGGCGCGACTTTCCCTACGAGTACGAGTTCGATCGGCTGGCCATCGACGTCATCAACGGCGGACCGGCCCTGCGCGAATGGGTCGATGATCCCGCCGCGGGTCCGGGCGATCTCGATGCCATCGCCTCGCCCGGGGAAGCGCAATGGCGAGGGGATGTTGCGGACCTGTTGCTCTACTGA
- a CDS encoding DOMON-like domain-containing protein produces the protein MRVRVAPLPNGRLMLRYRVDGCTDLVIPPYRGIGRADELWKTTCCELFVYDGGGHYREFNFSPSGQWAGYAFSGYRNRDGEASLRDWPEIKHDTGASVYVQTVFLPMAIAGGAERAGLAMVIEEEGGRPSYWALAHNGLKPDFHDPACFTATLAAPAVS, from the coding sequence GTGAGGGTCCGCGTCGCGCCATTGCCGAACGGGCGGCTCATGCTGCGGTACCGCGTCGACGGTTGCACCGATCTGGTGATACCCCCCTATCGCGGCATCGGTCGGGCCGACGAACTCTGGAAGACCACCTGCTGCGAGCTGTTCGTTTATGACGGCGGCGGGCACTATCGCGAATTCAACTTCTCGCCGAGCGGGCAGTGGGCCGGATACGCCTTTTCCGGTTACCGCAACCGCGACGGCGAAGCGTCGCTGCGCGATTGGCCGGAGATAAAGCACGATACCGGCGCGAGCGTCTACGTTCAGACGGTCTTTCTGCCCATGGCAATCGCCGGCGGGGCCGAAAGGGCCGGCTTGGCGATGGTCATCGAGGAAGAGGGCGGGCGCCCTTCCTATTGGGCGCTGGCGCACAATGGGCTGAAGCCCGATTTCCACGATCCGGCTTGCTTCACTGCCACGCTTGCGGCACCCGCCGTGTCATGA
- the tyrS gene encoding tyrosine--tRNA ligase has translation MTYQSDLLRLLEERGHIHQVTDPVALDALASKEIVTGYVGFDPTAPSLHIGNLASIMLLRRVQQAGHRPIVIMGGGTVKVGDPSGKDDMRKMLSDEALRSNIASIRDSFGKILRFDDSETGALLVNNDDWLSQLGYIELLRDVGRHFTINRMLTFDSVKLRLDREQPLTFLEFNYMILQAYDFLKLSRDYCCKLQLGGSDQWGNIVNGIELGRRIDGEELYGITGPLITTADGKKMGKSVTGAVWLNEDMLPSYDFWQYWRNTDDRDVGRFLRLFTDVPLDEIARLEMLEGSEINAAKVVLANEVTKMVRGADAAQAAQDTAAATFVGGGLGDDLPVLDVPVDGIRLGAACTAIGFTASGGEAKRKIAEGAVRLDDEPVKDAGFLISLAPGEERKLSLGRKRHGILRRS, from the coding sequence ATGACATACCAGTCCGACCTCCTGCGCCTGCTCGAAGAGCGCGGCCATATCCACCAAGTAACCGACCCGGTGGCACTCGATGCGCTCGCGAGCAAGGAGATCGTCACCGGTTACGTCGGCTTCGACCCGACCGCGCCGTCGCTGCACATCGGCAATCTTGCCTCGATCATGCTGCTCAGGCGCGTGCAGCAGGCCGGGCATCGGCCTATCGTCATCATGGGCGGCGGCACCGTCAAGGTCGGCGACCCATCGGGCAAGGACGACATGCGCAAAATGCTGTCCGACGAAGCTCTGCGCTCCAACATCGCCTCGATCCGGGACAGCTTCGGCAAGATCCTGCGCTTCGACGACAGCGAGACTGGCGCTTTGCTGGTCAACAACGACGACTGGCTGAGCCAGCTCGGCTACATCGAACTGCTGCGCGATGTCGGCAGGCACTTCACCATCAATCGCATGCTGACCTTCGATTCGGTCAAGCTGCGGCTCGACCGCGAGCAGCCGCTGACCTTCCTCGAATTCAATTACATGATCCTGCAGGCCTACGACTTCCTCAAGCTGTCGCGCGACTACTGTTGCAAGCTGCAGCTTGGCGGCAGCGATCAGTGGGGCAATATCGTCAACGGCATCGAGCTCGGCCGGAGGATCGACGGCGAAGAGCTTTACGGGATCACCGGGCCCCTGATCACCACGGCCGACGGCAAGAAGATGGGCAAGTCGGTCACCGGGGCCGTTTGGCTCAACGAGGACATGCTCCCGAGCTACGACTTCTGGCAATACTGGCGCAACACCGACGACCGCGATGTCGGCCGCTTCCTGCGCCTGTTCACCGACGTGCCGCTCGACGAGATCGCACGGCTCGAAATGCTCGAAGGCAGCGAGATCAACGCCGCGAAAGTCGTGCTCGCGAACGAGGTGACGAAGATGGTCCGCGGAGCCGATGCGGCCCAGGCGGCGCAAGACACCGCCGCTGCGACCTTTGTCGGCGGCGGACTTGGCGATGACCTCCCAGTGCTCGACGTCCCCGTGGACGGAATCCGGCTCGGTGCGGCCTGCACGGCAATCGGCTTCACCGCCTCGGGCGGCGAGGCAAAGCGCAAGATTGCAGAGGGAGCGGTGCGCCTGGACGATGAACCGGTGAAGGATGCCGGTTTCCTGATTTCTCTCGCCCCCGGTGAGGAGCGCAAGCTTTCGCTCGGCCGCAAGCGCCACGGGATTCTTCGCAGAAGCTGA
- a CDS encoding PilZ domain-containing protein codes for MSGAQLSVTDQRRATRHPVDFPVIGEHRARGDLPLHVSNISAHGFMVDAAPALERGDRVIIRLPHIGRIEAYCIWISDDRAGFQFERIIRLDDFVSMIEALQPNPRLRRRS; via the coding sequence ATGAGCGGCGCACAGCTTTCGGTCACCGACCAGCGTCGCGCGACGCGCCATCCGGTCGATTTCCCCGTCATTGGCGAACATCGCGCCCGCGGTGACCTGCCGCTGCACGTCAGCAATATATCCGCCCATGGGTTCATGGTCGACGCGGCTCCCGCTCTCGAGCGCGGCGACCGAGTGATTATTCGCTTGCCGCACATCGGCCGCATCGAGGCTTACTGCATCTGGATTTCCGACGATCGCGCCGGTTTCCAGTTCGAACGCATCATCCGGCTCGACGACTTCGTGTCGATGATCGAAGCGCTGCAGCCCAACCCGCGCCTGCGGCGTCGGAGCTAG
- a CDS encoding MFS transporter, translating to MSEPTSPLQIGDYRLYWLARLFAVFATISMVVLLGYQVYDVARSDYGMARPEAAFQLGLLGLAQFVPLLLLTPLAGIAADRFDRRRVVLAANLTDALIATALAVLTWQDALNLPILFTLAAMHGGARVFNGPALSAIAPNIVPAKLLPRAIAMGSIAWQAGSVSGPFIGGLLFERMNALPHFLSAFLLLASGLLISLVRPVRAKHEGPPLHPVLQMVEGFRFVKRERFLVGCITLDLFAVLLAGATALLPVYARDILQVGADGLGLMRGAVAFGAAGMALFLSFRPLEHNVGVKMLWAVAVFGLVTCAFAVSTNFLLSLGLLALLGSADMISVFIRSSLVQLYTPDTMRGRVSSISGLAISASNELGELQSGIAAALLGTVGAVIFGGVGAIAVTAAWAWIFPELRHARTFAAKYDEQTPEREITT from the coding sequence GTGAGCGAGCCCACGTCACCCCTGCAGATTGGCGACTACCGACTCTACTGGCTGGCGCGGCTGTTCGCCGTCTTCGCCACCATCTCGATGGTCGTGCTGCTCGGGTACCAGGTCTACGACGTGGCCCGCAGCGACTATGGCATGGCGCGCCCGGAAGCGGCGTTTCAGCTCGGCCTGCTCGGCTTGGCGCAGTTCGTTCCATTGCTGCTGCTGACGCCACTGGCCGGGATTGCCGCCGATCGCTTCGACCGCCGCCGGGTCGTGCTTGCCGCCAATCTCACCGATGCCCTGATCGCCACCGCACTGGCAGTTCTGACCTGGCAGGACGCACTCAATCTGCCGATCCTGTTCACGCTCGCCGCGATGCATGGCGGAGCGCGGGTCTTCAACGGGCCAGCGCTGAGCGCCATCGCGCCCAATATCGTCCCGGCGAAACTGCTGCCGCGCGCCATCGCGATGGGCTCGATCGCCTGGCAGGCCGGTTCGGTCAGCGGGCCCTTCATCGGCGGCTTGCTGTTCGAACGGATGAACGCCCTGCCGCATTTCCTCAGCGCCTTCTTGCTGCTCGCTTCCGGACTGCTGATCTCGCTGGTGCGGCCGGTGCGAGCGAAACACGAGGGGCCGCCGCTACACCCGGTGCTGCAAATGGTCGAGGGCTTCCGTTTTGTAAAAAGGGAGCGCTTTCTCGTCGGTTGCATTACGCTCGACCTCTTCGCTGTCCTGCTGGCCGGGGCAACGGCGCTGCTTCCGGTCTATGCACGCGATATCCTGCAAGTCGGTGCCGACGGGCTGGGCCTGATGCGCGGCGCGGTGGCGTTCGGTGCAGCCGGAATGGCACTGTTCCTCTCGTTCCGCCCGCTTGAGCACAATGTTGGGGTCAAGATGCTGTGGGCGGTCGCAGTATTCGGGCTCGTGACCTGCGCTTTCGCCGTATCGACCAACTTCCTTCTGTCGCTCGGCCTGCTCGCACTGCTCGGCTCGGCCGACATGATTTCCGTGTTCATCCGCTCGAGCCTGGTCCAGCTCTATACGCCCGACACGATGCGCGGCCGCGTGTCCTCGATCTCCGGCCTGGCGATCTCCGCGTCCAACGAACTCGGCGAATTACAGTCGGGTATTGCCGCCGCGTTGCTTGGCACGGTGGGCGCGGTAATATTCGGCGGCGTTGGAGCGATAGCGGTGACCGCGGCCTGGGCGTGGATTTTCCCGGAACTTCGCCATGCGCGGACATTTGCTGCTAAGTACGACGAGCAAACTCCGGAGAGGGAGATCACGACATGA
- the cysK gene encoding cysteine synthase A, with amino-acid sequence MKADNVLATIGNTPHIRLARLFPDHEVWVKSERANPGGSIKDRIGLAMVEAAEKDGSLKPGGTIIEPTSGNTGIGLAMVAAVKGYKLILVMPESMSVERRRLMLAYGASFDLTPKEKGMKGALERAAELVFTTPNSWMPQQFENPANIAVHARTTAQEILKDFADAPPSVLITGVGTGGHLTGCAEVLKKEWPELKAYAVEPTLSPVISGGQPGPHPIQGIGAGFVPENLHTRAIDGAIQVDPEDAKEMARRSAREEGLLVGISSGATLAAIQQKLADLPSGARVLGFNYDTGERYLSVPDFLPVE; translated from the coding sequence ATGAAGGCCGACAACGTTCTCGCCACCATCGGCAACACGCCGCACATCCGGCTTGCGCGCCTGTTCCCCGACCACGAGGTCTGGGTGAAGAGCGAGCGGGCGAACCCCGGCGGGTCGATCAAGGACCGCATCGGCCTGGCCATGGTCGAAGCGGCGGAGAAGGACGGAAGCCTCAAGCCCGGCGGAACGATCATCGAGCCGACCAGCGGCAACACCGGCATCGGTCTGGCGATGGTCGCCGCGGTGAAGGGCTACAAGCTGATCCTCGTCATGCCCGAATCGATGAGCGTCGAGCGCCGCCGCCTGATGCTCGCCTATGGTGCGAGCTTCGACCTGACACCCAAGGAAAAGGGCATGAAGGGCGCGCTCGAACGCGCAGCGGAACTCGTTTTCACGACACCCAATTCGTGGATGCCGCAGCAGTTCGAAAACCCGGCGAACATCGCGGTTCACGCCCGGACCACCGCGCAGGAAATCCTCAAGGATTTCGCCGACGCCCCGCCTTCGGTGCTGATCACCGGCGTCGGCACCGGGGGCCACCTCACCGGCTGCGCCGAAGTGCTCAAGAAGGAATGGCCCGAACTCAAGGCCTATGCGGTCGAGCCGACTCTCTCGCCGGTCATATCCGGCGGCCAACCCGGCCCGCACCCGATTCAGGGAATCGGTGCCGGCTTCGTCCCGGAAAACCTCCACACCCGCGCAATCGACGGTGCAATTCAGGTCGACCCGGAAGATGCGAAGGAAATGGCCCGTCGCAGCGCCCGCGAGGAAGGTTTGCTGGTCGGTATCTCGAGCGGCGCGACGCTCGCCGCGATCCAGCAAAAGCTTGCCGATCTCCCCTCCGGCGCCCGCGTTCTCGGTTTCAATTACGACACCGGCGAGCGCTATCTCTCGGTGCCCGACTTCCTGCCGGTGGAATAG
- a CDS encoding CDP-alcohol phosphatidyltransferase family protein produces MAAPNTAPAKPINRIQENLLARNERRLLNWLCARMPPFVTPDRLTWTGMVGAICVFAGYVASNRGDAWLWLSIAGYFVQWFGDSMDGSLARFRKIERPRYGYFLDHSCDGLATALVVVGIGLSKYVLLEVALVALVGYLLLSIHAFLSVRVLGELKLSYLNAGPTELRLILIALTLAMMAFGSQPALFGILTWFDVLVGGIGSLLIVLFVLQTAITARRLARDEPPIDWRG; encoded by the coding sequence ATGGCTGCGCCGAACACTGCTCCCGCCAAGCCGATCAATCGCATCCAGGAGAACCTGCTCGCGCGCAACGAGCGGCGCCTGCTCAACTGGCTTTGCGCCCGCATGCCGCCGTTCGTAACCCCCGACCGACTGACCTGGACCGGCATGGTCGGCGCGATCTGCGTCTTCGCGGGTTACGTCGCCAGCAATCGCGGCGACGCCTGGCTCTGGCTCTCGATCGCGGGGTACTTCGTCCAGTGGTTCGGTGATTCGATGGACGGCAGCCTGGCCCGGTTCCGCAAGATCGAGCGGCCGCGGTACGGCTATTTCCTCGATCATTCGTGCGACGGACTGGCCACCGCGCTGGTGGTCGTCGGCATCGGATTGAGCAAGTACGTCCTGCTGGAAGTGGCCCTCGTCGCACTGGTAGGTTACCTGCTCCTGTCGATTCACGCCTTCCTGTCGGTCCGCGTGCTCGGCGAACTCAAACTGTCCTATCTCAATGCCGGGCCGACCGAACTTCGGCTGATCCTGATCGCGCTGACGCTGGCGATGATGGCGTTCGGCTCGCAGCCTGCGCTGTTTGGCATCCTGACCTGGTTCGACGTGTTGGTCGGCGGGATCGGCAGCCTGCTTATCGTTCTGTTCGTGCTTCAGACCGCGATTACCGCGCGGCGGCTGGCGCGTGACGAACCTCCGATCGACTGGCGCGGCTAA
- a CDS encoding DUF6152 family protein, whose translation MRNKLWWVIAAAIPLTPAAAHHSFAMFDNSRSITLHGSVTKFQWTNPHAFLEVDAEQPGGGTKHYTLEMTSPNMMSRGGWTSRTIKTGDNVTVYVSPLRDGKPGGLVLEVVLPSGKHMLPGVPNAARYKRTEG comes from the coding sequence ATGCGGAACAAATTATGGTGGGTCATTGCGGCCGCGATCCCACTGACGCCAGCCGCGGCACATCACTCGTTCGCGATGTTCGACAACAGTCGCTCGATCACGCTGCACGGGTCGGTTACCAAGTTCCAGTGGACCAATCCCCACGCATTTCTCGAGGTCGACGCCGAACAGCCGGGCGGCGGGACGAAGCACTACACGCTGGAAATGACGAGCCCGAACATGATGAGCCGCGGCGGCTGGACCTCGCGAACCATCAAGACGGGCGATAACGTTACCGTCTACGTCTCGCCGCTGCGCGACGGGAAGCCTGGCGGGCTGGTACTCGAAGTCGTGCTGCCGAGCGGTAAGCACATGCTGCCCGGCGTCCCCAACGCCGCGCGCTACAAGCGGACCGAGGGATGA
- a CDS encoding dienelactone hydrolase family protein, whose translation MSVETIAYQDGVTALTGLVYRPVGTPRAAVAVYPTIMNQVGVVLDKAQALADAGYLAMVADFYGKQPASFEQSREFVGEIRATPEDLRRRIRMGLKALVSVPGAEGLPLLAIGFCLGGRAVLELAREGAPLEAVASFHGLLDTELPAEPSKVTARILVCHGDDDPMVPRSQVMAFWEEMDAAGANWHFHSYSGVKHGFTNPASPPGNDAVGYDASADRQSWSAMLELFDEVLGKG comes from the coding sequence GTGAGCGTCGAAACGATTGCCTACCAAGACGGGGTTACCGCGCTTACTGGCCTCGTCTACCGACCGGTCGGGACGCCGCGCGCCGCGGTGGCGGTCTATCCGACCATCATGAACCAGGTCGGTGTGGTGCTCGACAAGGCGCAGGCACTGGCCGACGCGGGCTATCTCGCCATGGTCGCCGACTTTTACGGCAAACAGCCGGCCAGCTTCGAGCAATCGCGCGAGTTCGTCGGCGAAATCCGCGCCACGCCTGAGGACCTGCGCCGCCGCATCCGCATGGGCCTGAAAGCGCTGGTCTCCGTTCCCGGCGCAGAGGGCCTGCCGCTACTGGCGATTGGTTTCTGCCTTGGCGGGCGCGCGGTGCTCGAGCTGGCGCGCGAGGGCGCTCCGCTCGAGGCTGTGGCCAGCTTTCACGGCCTGCTCGACACCGAACTGCCGGCCGAACCAAGCAAGGTGACGGCACGCATCCTCGTTTGTCACGGAGACGACGATCCGATGGTGCCGCGCAGCCAGGTCATGGCCTTCTGGGAGGAAATGGATGCCGCCGGAGCGAATTGGCATTTCCATTCCTACAGCGGAGTCAAACACGGCTTTACCAACCCGGCCTCGCCGCCGGGCAACGACGCCGTGGGCTACGATGCCAGCGCCGATCGGCAGAGTTGGTCGGCTATGCTGGAACTGTTTGACGAGGTTCTGGGTAAGGGCTGA